One window of the Solanum stenotomum isolate F172 chromosome 11, ASM1918654v1, whole genome shotgun sequence genome contains the following:
- the LOC125844038 gene encoding putative disease resistance protein At3g14460, giving the protein MKQIVDLSVGDCNSLTSLPFSILPSTLKTIWIYHCRELKLESPVGEMSYCNMFLDDLTLEECDSISPELLPRARTLWAISFPNLTRFLIPTATEALSIWSCENLEKLSVAFPSAITYLHIDDCSKLKWLPEQMQELLPSLKELILENCPEIESFPEGGLPFNLQKLEILHCKKLVNSRKEWRLLRHPCLRDLVIEHDSSDKDIEHWELPCSIRQLTIGNLITLRPQVLKSLTSLQYLCIEGNLHQIQSMLEQGRFSSFSHLTSLQSLHIRNFPNLQSLSQSALPSSLSQLTIQHCPNLQSFSESALPSSLSQLTIQHCPNLQLLSESALPSSLSELTIQDCPNLQLLPVKGMPSSLSKLYIYDCPLLKPLLEFDKGEYWPNIAQIPIIEIDQEFP; this is encoded by the coding sequence ATGAAGCAGATTGTTGATTTATCTGTTGGTGATTGCAACTCTCTTACCTCCTTACCTTTTAGTATACTGCCCAGCACCTTGAAGACAATATGGATATATCATTGCCGGGAACTGAAATTGGAGTCGCCGGTTGGTGAGATGAGTTATTGCAACATGTTTCTCGACGATTTGACATTGGAAGAATGTGATTCTATATCACCTGAGTTGCTCCCAAGAGCACGCACTTTGTGGGCAATAAGTTTCCCCAACCTTACAAGGTTTTTAATTCCTACTGCCACTGAAGCTCTCTCTATTTGGAGTTGTGAAAATCTGGAGAAACTTTCAGTGGCATTTCCGTCTGCGATAACGTATTTGCATATTGACGACTGTTCGAAGCTGAAGTGGCTGCCAGAACAGATGCAGGAACTCCTTCCATCTCTTAAGGAACTAATTCTGGAAAATTGTCCAGAAATAGAGTCATTTCCTGAAGGAGGATTGCCCTTCAATTTACAAAAACTTGAGATCCTTCATTGCAAGAAACTAGTCAACAGCCGAAAGGAGTGGCGTTTACTGAGACATCCCTGTCTCAGAGATTTAGTGATCGAACATGATAGCAGTGACAAGGATATTGAACATTGGGAGTTGCCTTGCTCTATTCGACAGCTTACCATAGGCAATCTGATAACATTAAGACCCCAAGTTCTCAAAAGCCTCACCTCTCTTCAATATCTATGTATTGAGGGTAATTTACATCAAATTCAGTCAATGCTGGAACAAGGCCGGTTTTCCTCCTTTTCGCACCTCACTTCGCTTCAAAGTCTACACATTAGGAATTTCCCTAATCTCCAATCACTTTCCCAATCAGCACtgccctcctccctctctcagcTGACCATCCAGCATTGCCCTAATCTCCAATCATTTTCCGAATCAGCACTaccctcctccctctctcagcTTACCATCCAGCATTGTCCTAATCTCCAATTACTTTCCGAATCAGCACTGCCCTCCTCCCTCTCTGAGTTGACCATCCAGGATTGCCCTAATCTCCAATTACTTCCAGTAAAAGGGATGCCCTCTTCCCTCTCTAAACTATATATTTATGACTGCCCATTGCTCAAACCACTACTAGAATTTGACAAGGGGGAATACTGGCCAAATATTGCTCAAATTCCCATCATAGAGATCGATCAGGAATTCCCGTGA